The Terriglobia bacterium genome includes a window with the following:
- the hemW gene encoding radical SAM family heme chaperone HemW → MTRADLPGAQAGVYVHFPFCAARCAYCDFAALAGEDDRIEAYLAALEREVARFQPAAPRTADTVYLGGGTPSRMSGAEVRRVLGAVKDRFELAEDAEVTLEGNPESLVADRLETYRDAGVNRVVVGIQSLDDRVLAGVGRIHDARTAVEAVERSRAAGFRSVGIDLIAGLPGEDLRSWGRTVRAAAALLPDHVSMYLLETDKDTPLSRSLRAGSTQVADDDALARAYEEGADALEAAGLPAYEISNFARAGHESRHNLKYWTDAPYAGFGLGAHGYVAGERRANVRDLGAYLERLDAGRDPVEALEAYDTGRRAAEALIMGLRLVEGIDLGAVSARYGIDLDARHREAWERAEAAGLLERDGHRARLTLWGRLRCNELFAELI, encoded by the coding sequence GTGACGCGCGCCGACCTCCCCGGCGCGCAGGCGGGAGTGTACGTGCACTTCCCGTTCTGCGCCGCCAGGTGCGCGTACTGCGATTTCGCCGCGCTCGCCGGCGAGGACGACAGGATCGAGGCCTACCTCGCCGCGCTCGAGCGGGAGGTCGCGCGCTTCCAGCCCGCCGCCCCGCGCACCGCCGACACCGTGTACCTCGGTGGGGGAACCCCGTCGAGGATGAGCGGCGCCGAGGTCCGCCGGGTGCTCGGCGCGGTGAAGGATCGCTTCGAGCTGGCGGAGGACGCGGAGGTCACCCTCGAGGGGAATCCCGAGAGTCTCGTGGCGGACCGGCTCGAGACCTACCGCGACGCCGGCGTGAACCGGGTGGTCGTGGGGATCCAATCCCTGGACGACCGCGTGCTCGCCGGGGTGGGACGGATCCACGATGCCCGCACCGCGGTCGAAGCGGTGGAGCGATCGCGGGCCGCGGGGTTCCGCTCGGTGGGAATCGACCTCATCGCGGGACTGCCGGGAGAGGATCTCCGGTCCTGGGGTCGAACGGTCCGCGCGGCGGCGGCGCTCCTCCCCGACCATGTCTCGATGTACCTGCTCGAGACCGACAAGGACACGCCGCTGTCCCGCTCGCTCCGGGCCGGAAGCACCCAGGTCGCCGACGACGACGCCCTCGCTCGAGCCTACGAGGAGGGCGCCGACGCTCTCGAGGCCGCGGGACTTCCGGCCTACGAGATCTCGAACTTCGCGCGCGCGGGCCACGAGAGCCGGCACAATCTCAAGTATTGGACCGACGCCCCGTACGCGGGATTCGGGCTGGGAGCGCACGGCTACGTCGCCGGCGAGCGGCGGGCCAACGTGCGCGATCTCGGCGCCTACCTCGAGCGGCTCGACGCCGGCCGGGACCCGGTGGAGGCCTTGGAGGCGTACGATACCGGGCGGAGGGCGGCGGAGGCGCTGATCATGGGTCTCAGGCTCGTCGAGGGGATCGACCTCGGGGCGGTGAGCGCGCGCTACGGGATCGATCTCGACGCGAGACACCGCGAGGCCTGGGAGCGCGCCGAGGCGGCGGGCCTCTTGGAGCGGGACGGCCACCGCGCGCGACTGACCCTTTGGGGGCGCCTGCGGTGCAACGAGCTGTTCGCCGAGCTGATCTGA
- a CDS encoding tetratricopeptide repeat protein: MNRAIRAAALVLALALSARVPARGETPEETFSRGNAAFEKGRYDEAAEAYRTVLRYGIKDARVEYNVGCAAFRLGQLGEAILHFERARRLAPTDPDVRANLEFARSRCYDRVEAPETAGPIRMVRTVQDTVGPGRQAAAVVLLVWLVAGLVAWRSSRPGGWNAAQGWVLAGLLLLLAVAAASWLATRDRLEGVQMAVVLKPSAEVRAGPGESNAVLFTVHEGLTIEVRSERQDWVQVSLPNGLNGWVPEEAVGKV, from the coding sequence TTGAACCGGGCGATCCGTGCCGCCGCGCTGGTACTGGCGCTCGCGCTGTCCGCGCGGGTGCCGGCGCGTGGCGAGACGCCCGAGGAGACGTTCTCCCGCGGGAATGCCGCGTTCGAGAAGGGGCGCTACGACGAGGCGGCGGAGGCCTACCGCACGGTCCTCCGGTACGGGATCAAGGACGCTCGGGTGGAATACAACGTCGGCTGTGCCGCGTTCCGCCTCGGCCAGCTCGGCGAGGCGATCCTCCACTTCGAGCGGGCGCGGCGGCTCGCCCCGACGGACCCGGACGTGCGGGCGAACCTGGAATTCGCGCGCTCCCGATGCTACGACCGGGTCGAGGCGCCGGAGACCGCGGGACCGATCCGGATGGTGAGGACGGTTCAGGACACCGTCGGACCCGGCCGGCAGGCTGCGGCGGTGGTCCTTCTCGTCTGGCTCGTCGCGGGGCTCGTCGCGTGGCGATCGTCGCGCCCCGGCGGATGGAACGCCGCCCAAGGGTGGGTCCTGGCCGGGCTGCTGCTCCTGCTGGCCGTGGCCGCCGCGTCGTGGCTCGCAACAAGGGATCGCCTCGAGGGAGTCCAGATGGCCGTGGTCCTGAAGCCGTCGGCCGAGGTCCGCGCGGGGCCGGGTGAGAGCAACGCGGTCCTGTTCACGGTCCACGAAGGACTCACGATCGAGGTCCGATCCGAGCGGCAGGACTGGGTCCAGGTGAGCCTTCCGAACGGCCTCAACGGCTGGGTGCCCGAGGAGGCGGTGGGGAAGGTGTGA